Genomic segment of Paraburkholderia agricolaris:
GCTGGCTTGCGCCGCGCCGCCGAGGGACGAACCCTCAGCCTTGAGGTCATAGCTTAAGCAAGAAGCCTTAAACAGGACTTACGAGCAGGACTTATGAGCAGGACCTATGAGCAGCACCGATACGCGGGTCTCGTGGCTGATTCGCCGCAATAGCCTTATGAACCGGCTATTCCGCTTCCCGTGCCGGCGCCAGAATCTCGCGATTACCATTCGACGACATTGCCGACACCACACCCGAGTTCTCCATCTGCTCGAGCAGGCGCGCCGCGCGGTTATAGCCGATGCGCAGATGCCGCTGCACCAGCGAGATCGACGCGCGGCGGTTCTTGAGCACCACGTCGACCGCCTGGTCGTATAACGGGTCGGCCTCGCCATCGCCCGAGCCGCCGCCGGCACCCGCCGAGCCTTCGTCGCCCTCGCCCGTCACGCCGCCTTCGAGAATGCCCTCGATATAGTTCGGTTCGCCCTGCTCCTTGAGCTTGTCGACCACGCGGTGCACTTCTTCGTCCGACACGAACGCACCGTGCACGCGTACCGGCAAACCGCTGCCCGGCGGCAGGTACAACATGTCGCCCATGCCGAGCAGCGATTCCGCGCCCTGCTGGTCGAGAATCGTGCGCGAGTCGATCTTCGACGACACCTGGAACGCCATGCGCGTCGGCACGTTGGCCTTGATCAGGCCGGTAATCACGTCGACCGACGGGCGCTGCGTTGCCAGAATCAGATGGATGCCCGCCGCGCGTGCCTTCTGCGCAATCCGCGCGATCAGTTCCTCGACCTTCTTGCCGACCACCATCATCAGGTCGGCCAATTCGTCGATCACGACCACGATGTTCGGCAAACGCGTTAGCGGTTCCGGATCGTCCGGCGTCAAGCTGAACGGATTCGGCAGCTTCTCTTCGCGCTTCGTGGCTTCGTCGATCTTGTTGTTGTAGCCGGCGAGGTTACGCACGCCGAGCTTGCTCATCAGCTTGTAGCGGCGCTCCATTTCAGCCACCGCCCAATTCAGCGCGTGACCCGCCTGGCGCATATCCGTGACCACCGGACACAGCAGATGCGGAATGCCCTCGTAGACGCTCATTTCGAGCATCTTCGGATCGATCAGGATCATACGGACCTGCTCGGCGCTCGCCTTGTAGAGCAGCGACAGGATCATCGCGTTGATGCCCACCGACTTGCCCGAGCCGGTGGTACCGGCCACCAGCAAGTGCGGCATTTTCGCGAGGTCGGCGCACACTGGCTTGCCGCCGATGTCCTTGCCGAGGCCCATGGTGAGCGGCGAAGCCGCGTCCGCATAAACAGCCGAGCCGAGAATCTCCGAGAGACTCACGGTCTGACGGCGCTGGTTCGGCAACTCCAGCGCCATGAAATTCTTACCCGGAATCGTCTCGACCACGCGAATCGAGACCAGCGACAGCGAACGCGCCAGGTCCTTCGCCAGACCGACGATCTGACTGCCCTTCACGCCGGTGGCCGGCTCGATTTCGTAACGCGTGACGACCGGACCCGGATACGCGGCAACCACGCTCACTTCGACGCCGAAGTCCTTGAGCTTTTTCTCGATCAGACGCGAGGTGAATTCCAGCGTGTCGGCGGAGATGGTTTCCTGCGCGACCGGCGCCGCGTCGAGCAGCGAGATGGGCGGCAAGGTGGAATCGCCCGGCAGGTCGGTGAACAGCGGCACTTGCCGCTCTTTCTCGACGCGCTCCGATTTGGCGGGTGTCACGACCGGCGGCACGATCATGACCGGCTCGTGCTCCTCGATCCGCACACGGCCCTTTTCGACCTTGCCTTCGCGCTTCACCGCGGCGGCTTCGCCCAGTTTCCGGTCGCGGCCGGCCTCGCGGCGCAGCTTGGCGAACGTGACAGCCGAGATGATCGATTCGCCGACCTTTTCCGACACCGACAGCCACGAGAACCGGAAATACAGCGACAAGCCGATGCCGAGCACGACCAGCAGCGCCAAGGTGCCGCCCGTGAAGCCCAGCGCATGCGAGATACCGCGCGCGACCGCTTCGCCGACCACGCCGCCCGGCGCACGCGGCAGTTGCACTTTCAGCGACCACATGCGCAAAGCTTCGATACCGTCGCACGCAAGCAACACCAGCATGAATGCGAAGGCGTCCGCAAGCCAGCCGGCATCGCGCGGCGCGTCTTCCTGCAGTTCCTCGTGACGGGTGATACGGCGGTAATTGGCGGAGATATGGCGGCCGAGCAGCACGATCCACCAGTAGGCGGACAGCCCAAACAGCAGCAGCAGGATGTCGGACGTCCATGCGCCGACGCGGCCCGCCCAGTTGGCGATATGGTCGACCTGCGCGGCGTGCGTCCAGCTCGGATCGTGCCGGCTGTAGCTGACGAGCGCCATGAGCAGGAACACGCCGAGCGCGACCTGCAAGATCCAGCGGATTTCGGTGAAAAGGCGCGACATGCGGTGCGGCAATGCCTGCGCGCTCGCGGAATAGGGAGCTTTTGCCATTGATCCTGTTGCTTGTGTGGCCGATCTGCCGCCGCAGGCGCGGCCCGAAGCGGCCCGTGGGCGGCTCCAGACCCGATCCTGGCTGCCGGGTCCATCGATGCGATCTATTGTAAACGCAGTGCCACACGCAAGGCTGTAAATGACGGTAACTTAGCCGATTGGCGTCATGGAAGGCCGCCAGGACCCGCCGCAAGGCTATCGCCACGATCGGAAAGCTTCATGGAGCAGGCCGGCGTGCCGCCCTTTATAATGCCGCTCTGATACCCATCTATAGTTCCAGCTCAAGTCGCGCGGCCTCGCATGGGCGAGCCGGGCGCCGTAAAAGGATTTCGATCATGCCCGCAACTTCCACGAAACACGCCAAAGTTCTGATTCTCGGTTCCGGTCCCGCCGGCTATACGGCAGCGGTCTACGCAGCACGCGCCAACCTGTCGCCGGTGCTCGTCACGGGTCTCGCCCAGGGCGGCCAGTTGATGACCACGACCGACGTCGAAAACTGGCCTGCCGACGCCCACGGCGTGCAAGGCCCGGAACTGATGGCGCGTTTCCTGGAGCATGCCGAGCGCTTCAACACCGAAATCATTTTCGACCACATCCACACGGCCAAGCTGGACGAAAAGCCGATTCGTCTGATCGGCGATTCGGGTGAATACACCTGCGACTCGCTGATCATCTCGACCGGCGCATCGGCGCAGTATCTCGGCCTGCCGTCCGAAGAAGCATTCATGGGCAAAGGCGTGTCGGCTTGCGCCACCTGCGACGGCTTCTTCTACAAGCAACAACATGTGGCCGTGATCGGCGGCGGCAATACCGCGGTCGAGGAAGCCCTCTACCTGGCCGGTATCGCAAAGAAGGTCACGGTGATCCATCGCCGCGACAAGTTCCGCGCCGAACCGATCCTGATCGACCGTCTGCTGGCAAAGGAAAAGGAAGGCGTAGTCGAGATCAAGTGGAACAGCACGCTCGACGAAGTGACCGGCGACCAGTCCGGCGTGACCGGCCTGCGTATCAAGAACACGAAAACCGGCGACACCACGGACATCGCGCTGCAAGGCATCTTCGTCGCGATCGGCCACAAGCCGAACACGGATATTTTCGAAGGCCAGCTTGAGATGAAGAACGGCTACATCATCACCAAGGGCGGCCTGAACGGCTTTGCCACGGCAACCAGTGTGGCCGGCGTGTTCGCGGCGGGCGACGTGCAGGATCACGTGTATCGTCAGGCGATCACCAGCGCTGGCACGGGCTGTATGGCCGCCCTCGACGCTCAGCGCTATCTGGAAAGCGTCGAAGAAATTGGCGAGCACGTGATGAGCGCCGAAGCCGAGCGTTGATCATCGGGTAAAGCCTCCCGCGAATCTGCGAGGATAAGCGCGACGGTAAAATGGTGGCTGGGTATGACCCGGCCACCTGCTTGACAGAAGGCCGCGGCGGGTAAGCCGGCGGCCTTTTTTGCGTCCTGACGCGTGTCATCTGCGTCGCGTGATCGATCTACTTCTCTGTGTATTACCCCTATGCCGAAGAATCAGCCCCACCCCAGCGAACCGAAGCGCGCCCGTGCGGTTGCCCGGCCCGCGCCCGAGGCGGCCGCACCCGCCGCCAAACCGAAGATCGAGCCGGCCGCGGGTCTCGCCGGCCTCGGCGCGTTGCGCGACGCGTTAAAGGGCGACACGCAACAGCGTGAACGCGAGCGTACGGCAGCCGTAGCGGCGCAGCGTGAAGCCGCGGCGGACGCCGATCTGTTTCGCCGCGAGATCGGCGCGGTTGCGCCGCTGGCGGTTCCGCCACGCGCCAGCTTGCCGCGCAATCCGCCATCGCCGCTGCCGGTGCAAACCCGGCTCGACGAAGAAGCCGTACTGCACGAAGCAATCTCCGACGAGTTCGATCCCGAGATCCTGCTCGACACCGACGAAACGCTCTCCTATTGCCGGCCCGGCATCAGTCAGGAAGTCGTGCGAAAACTGCGGCGTGGCGACTGGATCGTGCAGGCGCAAATCGATCTGCACGGCATGCGTCGCGAGGAAGCGCGCGAGGCGCTGGCCGAGTTCATTCGCGAATCGGTGAAACGTGGCCTGCGGTGTTTGCGCGTGATTCATGGCAAGGGCCTTGGGTCGATCGGTAAAGAACCCGTGCTGAAAGGCAAAGTACGCGCGTGGCTCGTGCAGAAGTCCGAGGTCATCGCTTTTTGTCAGGCACGTCCGCATGACGGCGGCGCCGGTGCAGTGGTCGTGCTGTTGCAGCCGGGCGCAACGCCGGCTCAGCCCAAGTCCTGACGGAGTCCCGGTGATCCATCCGAGACTGACGCTGGCGCTGGCCGTCATGGAAGCGCTGGCTATTTTCGCGTACGCGATCTCCGGGTTTATCGAAGCCCGAACCCGGCGGCTCGACGCGGTGGGGACCTTCCTCGTGGCGATCGCGACAGCCTTCGGCGGCGGCACCCTGCGCGACGTGCTGCTGGAGCGGCGGCCCTTCTACTGGGTCGAGCATCAGGGCTATCTGATCGCAATCTTCGTGATGTCGCTGTTCGCGCCGACGCTGCTGAAAATGACGTCACGCCTGCTTTCCGAGCGGGTTTTGCTGGTGGCCGATGCGGTGGGGCTGGGTTTGTTCAGCGTGGCCGGTACATCGATCGCACACGACGCGCAGATGCCGTGGTTCACGTCGGTCATGATGGGTGTGTTGACGGGCGTATTCGGCGGCGTAATCCGCGACGTGCTGTGCAACGAGGTGCCGCTGATCCTGCGCGATTCGCGGCCCTACGCGACATGCGCGTTTATCGGGTGCTGGCTGTACGTGCTGCTGGACTACATGAACGTCGATACGGTCTATAGCGTATTGGGCGCCACCGCCTTCATCCTGCTCGCGAGACTGGTGACGTTCAGGTTCAACGTCCGTCTGCCTCACTAGGTTTGCTTCACTGCATTTGCTTCATTACACCTGCGTCAAATAAGCCCGCTTCAAAAAAAACGCGCGCCGCCTGAAACCAGGTGGCGCGCGTTTTGATCTGGCAGCAGCCTTACTTGTTGGTAGCCAACGCCCCTGCACTCTTCGAGCCGCCGAACAGCGCCGTCAGGTACTGGGAATTGTTGTTCATCGTCGCCATCAGCGTGTTGAGCGCGGTGAACTGATTCTGGTACTGCTTCGTCAATTGCGCGCTGTAGTTGGCGAGCGTGGTCTGCTGAGCCGTAATGCTCTTCAGATCGGCGTTCAACGCGGTGTTGCGCGTGTCGATAATGCCGCCCGTCTTCACGAAATCGGTAATGCTCTTGTTCAGCTTGACGCCGATGCCGTCAGTCGAGTTGAACAGCGTGGCAACCTGCGC
This window contains:
- a CDS encoding DNA translocase FtsK, with the translated sequence MAKAPYSASAQALPHRMSRLFTEIRWILQVALGVFLLMALVSYSRHDPSWTHAAQVDHIANWAGRVGAWTSDILLLLFGLSAYWWIVLLGRHISANYRRITRHEELQEDAPRDAGWLADAFAFMLVLLACDGIEALRMWSLKVQLPRAPGGVVGEAVARGISHALGFTGGTLALLVVLGIGLSLYFRFSWLSVSEKVGESIISAVTFAKLRREAGRDRKLGEAAAVKREGKVEKGRVRIEEHEPVMIVPPVVTPAKSERVEKERQVPLFTDLPGDSTLPPISLLDAAPVAQETISADTLEFTSRLIEKKLKDFGVEVSVVAAYPGPVVTRYEIEPATGVKGSQIVGLAKDLARSLSLVSIRVVETIPGKNFMALELPNQRRQTVSLSEILGSAVYADAASPLTMGLGKDIGGKPVCADLAKMPHLLVAGTTGSGKSVGINAMILSLLYKASAEQVRMILIDPKMLEMSVYEGIPHLLCPVVTDMRQAGHALNWAVAEMERRYKLMSKLGVRNLAGYNNKIDEATKREEKLPNPFSLTPDDPEPLTRLPNIVVVIDELADLMMVVGKKVEELIARIAQKARAAGIHLILATQRPSVDVITGLIKANVPTRMAFQVSSKIDSRTILDQQGAESLLGMGDMLYLPPGSGLPVRVHGAFVSDEEVHRVVDKLKEQGEPNYIEGILEGGVTGEGDEGSAGAGGGSGDGEADPLYDQAVDVVLKNRRASISLVQRHLRIGYNRAARLLEQMENSGVVSAMSSNGNREILAPAREAE
- the trxB gene encoding thioredoxin-disulfide reductase — translated: MPATSTKHAKVLILGSGPAGYTAAVYAARANLSPVLVTGLAQGGQLMTTTDVENWPADAHGVQGPELMARFLEHAERFNTEIIFDHIHTAKLDEKPIRLIGDSGEYTCDSLIISTGASAQYLGLPSEEAFMGKGVSACATCDGFFYKQQHVAVIGGGNTAVEEALYLAGIAKKVTVIHRRDKFRAEPILIDRLLAKEKEGVVEIKWNSTLDEVTGDQSGVTGLRIKNTKTGDTTDIALQGIFVAIGHKPNTDIFEGQLEMKNGYIITKGGLNGFATATSVAGVFAAGDVQDHVYRQAITSAGTGCMAALDAQRYLESVEEIGEHVMSAEAER
- a CDS encoding Smr/MutS family protein, which produces MPKNQPHPSEPKRARAVARPAPEAAAPAAKPKIEPAAGLAGLGALRDALKGDTQQRERERTAAVAAQREAAADADLFRREIGAVAPLAVPPRASLPRNPPSPLPVQTRLDEEAVLHEAISDEFDPEILLDTDETLSYCRPGISQEVVRKLRRGDWIVQAQIDLHGMRREEAREALAEFIRESVKRGLRCLRVIHGKGLGSIGKEPVLKGKVRAWLVQKSEVIAFCQARPHDGGAGAVVVLLQPGATPAQPKS
- a CDS encoding trimeric intracellular cation channel family protein; the encoded protein is MHPRLTLALAVMEALAIFAYAISGFIEARTRRLDAVGTFLVAIATAFGGGTLRDVLLERRPFYWVEHQGYLIAIFVMSLFAPTLLKMTSRLLSERVLLVADAVGLGLFSVAGTSIAHDAQMPWFTSVMMGVLTGVFGGVIRDVLCNEVPLILRDSRPYATCAFIGCWLYVLLDYMNVDTVYSVLGATAFILLARLVTFRFNVRLPH